Proteins from one Romboutsia sp. CE17 genomic window:
- a CDS encoding stage V sporulation protein S: protein MEVLKVSSKSNPNSVAGALAGVLREKGNAEIQAIGAGALNQAIKSVAIARGFVAPSGMDLVCIPAFTDIEIEGEQKTAIKLIIEPR from the coding sequence ATGGAAGTATTAAAAGTTTCATCAAAATCTAATCCTAATTCTGTAGCAGGAGCTCTAGCAGGGGTACTAAGGGAAAAAGGTAATGCAGAAATACAAGCTATTGGAGCTGGAGCTTTAAATCAGGCTATAAAATCAGTAGCAATCGCTAGAGGTTTTGTAGCACCTAGTGGCATGGATTTAGTTTGCATTCCAGCATTCACGGACATAGAAATAGAAGGTGAGCAAAAAACAGCAATAAAATTAATAATTGAACCTAGATAG
- a CDS encoding small, acid-soluble spore protein, H family, whose product MQLRRAMEIINSKDSNANRKSKIFYKENQVNLLSVDNNIGTAYVESMDGSCKYEVDLKQLNEVTY is encoded by the coding sequence ATGCAATTAAGAAGAGCAATGGAAATTATAAATTCTAAGGATTCAAATGCCAATCGTAAAAGTAAAATTTTTTATAAAGAAAACCAAGTTAATCTACTAAGTGTTGATAATAACATAGGTACTGCCTATGTTGAATCTATGGATGGAAGTTGCAAATATGAAGTAGATTTAAAACAATTAAATGAAGTTACATATTAA